Genomic segment of Triticum aestivum cultivar Chinese Spring chromosome 6A, IWGSC CS RefSeq v2.1, whole genome shotgun sequence:
AAATGgggtggtgcgggcggcggcgctaaCGCCTGGGTCAGGGTAGATGGAAGTCGCGAGCGGACGCTCGAGTGTGTGGCGCGCGGTAGCAGGCGCAGCAAATAAATGGCGCGCGATGGCGTTTCAGACCACGCCCTGAACTCTATATGCCGCGCGCGGGGTTTTTGCGTGTTCGTTGGAGCTCGCTTAGCGATTACGCGCGTGCTAAAAACCACAAATTTCCGGCGCGGCGCTTATATagtgcggctgttggagatgctctaaatatTGAATGGCGCCCCAAGCAGAGATTCTAGGGCATCGCCTGCGGTGGGGCTGATCAAGTGGGCTACGCTACCGGGCCAGGCAGTTACGGGCTTCCTTACATACATGGAAGGCCCAGGCCTTCCACTAGGGCATACTATATCACCGTCAGTTTTCTTTCCTTACAAGCAGGAGGTTAAGGAAACAGATTGCAGCAGGTGGTGGAATCAATTGACAAAAGGTTATAAAATttgcaaaaaggaaataaaaaacacAATGCAGTTATCATTTGAATCTTGTTCAAAGGGGTGAGTTCTTAATGGAATAGATATGCAGTGTCTTCTGCATATTCCACAAAAAATGTACACCCCCAACACATGTATAACTTCAAACCCAGAACACCTGTCTATACAGTGTAGACTAAACTAAAAAAAAAACAGAAGAGAAAAATCATCCAAAACAAGGGGTAACCAGGCAAGGCATACACCAAGCCGCAAAACCATATGTATATGTAGCCACTATTTGTGGCTAAACCTTCCGACCTGTCATCCAGTATCCAACAAGAACAGATAACAGGAAGACGAAGAGCACAAACGTACGTGAGAAACCCCCAAGAGACTGCCTTCTCTCGCTAAGCTGTTCCTGAAAATGAAGCAGCGTTTACTAGGATTAGATATCAGAATACAAAATCATAATGTCTAGCAACAGAGTTTGGTTTGGAAAAGCAAACAAGTTAACTTTTTTCCATTAATGTATTATGATAGTAGGAGATATTATTTTCTTTTGGCAGAACTCCTGTCAACTTCTTTTGATCTTTTCGTGTTGTGTTATGATAGTCTGGAGATATTATATCAGGTTTGGCAGGAGTTACCAGACTGATCAGGTTACTTTCTTGCAAAATTAGTTATGTCTGCAATATAATTGTGCGGGCAATACACATCAAGATTTACCCAGTTTCTCTGCATAACTTGGATGATAAATTGATCTCTTTCATCATTTCTTAAAAAAATGCAACATGTTTTCAGGATAAAGATTTTGGGGAGAAGTGACACAGCCACATAATACTTATATGGAAATAGTGTCAATATATCCTCATTAGATGAGAAGTCATACCAGCTCTTGTTGAAGCTTCTTGTTTTCAGCCACATATTTAACAACTTCTGACTTTACCGTAGAGGCGTCCTAAAGAATCACAGCAGATCAATAATCTCAGAAACATAAATTTGCTCGGGAACTTTTAAGATGGTATAAACATAATAATAGAAACGAAAATTCTATCAATGTAGACGAGCATTAATAAACATTAGATATCACTGTCATACCAACAATGGCACGGAGAGGGGCATTTAAGAAATATGAGATTAGCTACTACAATTCTCTTCAAACAATAAAAATCCTAGTCGATTGGTAGGTTACATGGCAAGAGTCTGTAGCTTGCAAGCATATGACAGTGCTAAACTAGAGCTAAATATCGCCATTCCAAatagcgacaagtaatatggatcggagggagtacatttttttaAGCATAATAATTTGATGAAGATAAACATCCAAGCAGAATAATAGTGCAAAGCACAGTGTATCACTGAGTAATGTACTGCACATTTGATGTTGTTATGTGCAACAACAGGTATTTAGACACAATGTTCTGTCACTGACAGATGCAAGAACATAGCAATGCTGTTTTCAGTGGAACAAACAGTCACCTTGTCATGTGAAGCTTGTGGTCCAGATGCATATTCTTGCCTAGATGCCTGAAAAGGAAGAGAGCACACCAACCATCATTAGGATTTAGGAACAAACATGGCATCATATCTTACAGCATCAAGCAGCAATGGCACCACTTACAGCATCGATCATGGATTGTCTAAACACTTCATGGTCGACCTCCATATCTGCAATCTCTTCCTCGTCTCCCTCAGGCACCGGTGAGGGGGGATTTGCAGGGATGTAGATCACCCGCAGCTTGAACTCCTCCACCACCCTGCCAGGCGCTCTGCCGAACTACAAACCATAACACTCACATTACAGCTCACACAAACGACACAATCAATCAACATCCACGGGGTCGGCCTCGGGTGCTGCAAGAACTTACCATCTCAGGGACAATGTCCTTATGCGTTACCCCTTCCTGCACTATGACGCTTTGAATGAGGAACTTGTCCTTGCATTGGTAATCCTGCGGGATCTCCTTGGGTGCCTGCATCGTAACTAGAACAGGCAACAATGCCACATGAGTGGCTCATCAACCAATCAAGTAACAATAACGCATCTAATGCAGCAAAGTGGACGCACTTGTGATACCGCAGGATCCCCCTGGCGGCACGATGCCGGAGGTAGGCCGCACTGCGTACTTTTTGGGGTTAGTTGTTTTCACCTGCACATTGAGCATCGCATAGGAAATCCGTCAGCAAGATACCTCCAGAATATCACACTGCAGGTTTCAGAACTCAGAACAAAACCGTGGCAAAAATCCCCACCTTGAAAGCTACACGCTGATCGGTCTTGTTGACGAGCTCGATGCATCCTGAATTCGACTTCCTGAGCTCAACTGCTCGGAACATCGACACATGAACGATCCGATCAGTCCCCACAGGCCAATAGGGATCAAGAAACAGCAGAAACTAGCTGAGGGCAGGTGCCGGAAGCAACTTACATGGCATCTTGAGCTCGGAAGGGTAGATTCGGAGCAGCGTATTACTCATCGTGCCGGCAAACGAAACGACGACCGGAGGGAGAGTCGGGACCAAACACCAAAGATTCTCCTCCTTTTCACTCGCCGGCAGAGTCGCGAGGACGATCCAAGAACGTCGTTTCCTGCTCTAGAAGCAAAGCACCAAGAGGCGGCCGGCGGAGGCTATCCTCTTCTTTCCGGCTATGAAGGGCGAAGCAGGGGAAGGGCAGAGGATTTGTCGATGGGGGAGAGGGGGCGTATCGGAGGAGGGGAGGAATTCGGGCTGGCGCAGACAGAGGATTGATGGATGGATTAGGCGGTTTCGGTTGGGAAACACTGGCGATTggctgattgattgattgatggaTGGATTGGGAGCGGTTGCGTCGTGGGCAATCCGGGGTTCTTCTTTCTTGGTTCCCTTTTATCTGTAGCGCGCCTTGCGTTGCG
This window contains:
- the LOC123127930 gene encoding vesicle-associated protein 1-3; this translates as MSNTLLRIYPSELKMPFELRKSNSGCIELVNKTDQRVAFKVKTTNPKKYAVRPTSGIVPPGGSCGITITMQAPKEIPQDYQCKDKFLIQSVIVQEGVTHKDIVPEMFGRAPGRVVEEFKLRVIYIPANPPSPVPEGDEEEIADMEVDHEVFRQSMIDAASRQEYASGPQASHDKDASTVKSEVVKYVAENKKLQQELEQLSERRQSLGGFSRTFVLFVFLLSVLVGYWMTGRKV